gaaatctgcagcaatttgcggaaggtttgcacttctatcacgttgcacgattctcttcagtcgttgttgctaccgttcttgcaggatatttttccggctgcagcgatgtcggagatttgatgttttaccggattcgtgatattcgtgcggtaaaatccccgcttcatcgctacctcgaagatgctgtgtcccatcgctcgtgcgccgactaaggcgccacgttcaaactcccttaaatcttgataacctgccattgcagcagcagtagctgatctaacaattgggccagacacttgttgtcttattcagGCGTTGAAGATCgaagctccgtattctgcctgtttacatatctgtgtattagagtacgcatgcctatacccgtttctttggcgcttcagtgtataattctgTACCACATCATCATATAGTGCCGCCGGTACTATATGATGTTGTGGTAcagaattatacactgaagcgccaaagaaacgggtaaTGTGGAAAGcacctaacctctactcattatttcttgtaGTGTTTAACGACTAAGCGAGTTGCTTCGTGTGACATGCCTTGGTTACAGTTATTCACAACCAAATTGTGACCTTTCAACTTTACCAACAGCGTGGACTGCCTCTCAAAAAATATATACGTAGATTAaatactgtcagggttcctctccgTCCTCTTGCGAATACTTGTTTGCGGTGATGGAAAATGGCATCACAAACGGGCTATCTGCACCAGTCCGTTCATTTTCCACAAGAGACTTTACCTACTACCCGTAAGTTACACCAAAGCAAAGCAAATGCGATTCCTGTGCGCCTGTGTGTTTAAACGTGGGggtaaataaaacaattttctcctttcagcaaacgTCAGAATTCGGCAGATATTTATCAGGTAATTCGATGTTTCGGAAAAATGAGAATCGAACAAAtatgtttcatttgttttagtccTGAGAGAATATGGTGATTTCAGTTCTTTCCTGGTCGGATATTAATCACTGAAGATAGTAGCCACTAAATTCTGAAACTCTTCTGCGCTCTTTTTGCACACGTCTTTCACCAGCCGACGCAACCCGAACACAGGTAAATAAAATGTCCTGAGGTCACAGGCAAACAAGTATAACATCATTGGCCACATTGTCTCTACAGGCTCTGTATCCCTAAATGGTTTCAACTTTCCTTCTGTCTGGCCTAATACTTATGTTTAGCGTTATACTCTATATATTGTAGTATGTACATACATATACAAATGTTCACCATTTTGTTGATGTCATCGACCTTGACGGATGGAATTGTAAGGTTCATTATCTTTTTGTTTTCCACTGCAGACTCCAAACCCTGGAGTCTAGTTAGGAGTTTAGTGTAATTATTGAGAGTATTCGTTGTTACACCAATGGTAGATGTCAAGAGTAAACAAATATGAGCTTTCTGCTTGCGCACAACTACCACATCAACACGCCTAAATAGTCTACGACTCTAAGAATGATGTACAACTCGTAAATAGACAAAACGAAAAGAGTTTCACCGGTAGATTTTGTAGAAGAGACTTGCCTTCAAGCCGTTTCCTCCTAGTTCCTATTGATGACCCGTTCTTcagatttattattgttgttactattaATGTTTAGCGGTATGGGCTACGTTCCAACAGTTGGTTTCATGTCTCAtccgctttcttgctttctttctttctttttttttcccttgctAGGACATAACATTGTCCCAAGCATGCAAAACAGCCATTAACATTGTTGTTACACggaggaaaataaaataaagtaattaacTTCGACCTCCATTGCTGTCTTTTCAAAAGCGCAATGAACTTCATCTTGTGATAAAGTTTAGTGCCGAATATTCCTAAAAAATCTATATCGCAACTTTTGCTTAAAGatatcttcttcatcttcatcttcttcttttagtgttcaactttGAGGTTGGTTTGAAGCAGAGCGCCATTCGTCTCTTCTGTCTGCCATCCTCTTTATTTCCACGTACGTGTTACATCCAACACCGCTCATGATCTGTTGCATTTATGATATCCTtagtcgcccccgccgattccttccctcagtagctccttctgctattgttccaatggtgTGGTGGTGTCTTAGGATGTGCCCTACACGCTTGTCTCTTCTTGTTCGGATGGGCCTCtatagagatctggtttcctgtactcttctaagtatCTCTTCATCTGTTACTTTTTCTCTCCTGCTGATCTTCATCTTCCTTCTATAGCATCActtctccagggcctctagccgtcttctctcttctcttcccattgtccaagtttcacacccgTATAGGGCCACATTCCAAACAAAAGCTTTCataatacgtttccttattttcagactgatggtcttgctggtgagtaagttcctcctcagattaaatgcaattttggcctgttCTATTCTGTTcataatttctttccggcttctaccaccccttgtgattttgcttcccaggtaggcAAATTCTTCTACCCGTATATTGTAGTTCTTCTAGTCCAGTTATACTACAGTTTTTAAGCGTGCTGTATGGAGCAGCATTTGTGACGCGTGTTAGTGTCATATCGATGAGCCGCAGGTGTAAGACTAACAATACGAAGCTTTGATATTCGATTGCCGGAAAGCCCAAAAGATTTGTTTTTCTGTCATTTCGACGGTTTTACCGCGTTTCGTTTTTTGTGACTACAGAACCAGTGCATACGTTCTCCAACAGCATAATGCCTTGTAAATCAATATTGGGGTAAAACCAACTTTCTCGTTGATCGTAGCTTTGATTGTTTAATTTATTAATGTATCTGACCGATAAGAACAGCATATTTCGCCTCTAATTAAAGTGATATAACAACACATGTgaattaaaacagtatgtttcttgcTTATGCCTTCATGTTCGATTTTTGAAAAAGTGGATTCAGAAAGTACCTTTAACTCAGTTGGCATGCTGTTAAATATAATTGTTGGTGCAACACTTACTTCTCGTGAGTTTGCTCTGaatacagaagaggaattcgtagcaGATCGCGCACAAAACAACCAGAAGActgatggaaggaaaaagaaaagtcTGTACAACCCAGCAGACCAGCCACTCGATCACGTCAGATTGTCATAGCACTGACAAGCTTCTAATTCTTTTTCTCAGCAGTGAGATTATGAACTTAAATGTACAGACTTCCATCTCTCGTGGAATCAAATGTTTTTCAACATTCCTTCAATCGTAATATTAATGATGTGATTTGCGACTTATGTTAATGTCTGTGGAGCTGATGTCGATCAGTCACTGTACAACAGATAAAgacgccagaatgagattttcactctgcagcggagtgtgcgctgatatgaaatttcctggctgattaaagctctgtgctggaccgagactcgaacttgggacctttgcctttcgcgggcacttgcccgcgataggcaaaggtctcgagttcgagtctcggtccggcacagttttaatctgccaggaagtttcagataaagACGCTTTTGTAGAATTGAACAGTAAGTGTAACCGTGGCAGATCCCCGGTGATAAGAGAAATTTCAATTGGCTATCACTCACTACGAAGTATTAATTGCGCTCGTTAGACGAGAAACAAGTCTCGAGCACAAAATTTTAATACTCAACAAaccttttaactttttttttacaatacgtGTCTTTATGAGATTGCGACTTCGTGAAAAAGGCCATGGATTCTTAGAGAGAGGAAAAAGAGCAGCCAGTTACTATTGTAATTCCCTATTTATTAACATGTATTGCCGTTACCAGTTTCGGTTTGCCAGGTTCGCCTTAGACGGCTGTTTACACTTACCTTAAGACAGTTGAATGGTGCTAAACACGTATGACGTTATCTGTATCCAGTCTGTTTTATTACAAGGGCCGCCGTTAAAACATAAAATCCGGTTTTCATAGAGCTGATAACGAGTTAGAACAGTTGTAATATTATCCATCTTTCAGGAAAAAGTAGCCGTCGTGGTCTAGCGGGTAGAGCGCTGGACTGCGGTCGCgtgggtcccgggttcaatccggTTACCTGTGGACCAGATGTAGTGGTTGATgacttaattttgtatatttactaAACAAGTCAACATACTACACATATGTTACCAAACACCTACGCGTTTCGCGAATCACGCACTCGTTATCTGAGATTTAAATGCGGACAGCCAGACTATCAGAAACGTGACGCGCTCAACGTGTGGCTGAGTGTTGTTGTTTGTTTGCTGTGGCTAAATGTATGCAGCTTTGTAAAAACAGCAGGTTTTCGGTGTAACTAGCACAAAAGAATTAACAGTATTAACAGAAGCTGGTTAAGCTGTTATGACTCATTATGTtcgtaaaaataaaacagaaaataacaatTTTCTACAATCTTGCTTGCTCTACGGCACCACAATTCCAAGACACTTTCACCAGAACTGGAAACAGATGACATCGTACAGTCAGCACTACGTGCGAAGTacactgagggaagtagattaggaaaggagTCACTGTTTCCTACTTGGGTATCAAGGTAACTGACAATAGCTGAAGAGAAAGGATAAAATGCAGGCTTTCAACAGTGATAAAAGGCTTtattgtaaacaaagaaacaaatctGTGTTAGGATGTCtgttctgaaggtgtttgtctgggtgtagtcttgtacggaagtgaataatggacggcAATCCGTACAGATACAAAAAGAATACAATCTTCTGaagtgtggtgctaaagaagaaatctgaggattagatggatagatctgaTAACTAAGTAACGAAGAGGTGGTGAACCGCATTGGTTAGAAAAAATATGTATGGCAAAACTTAATTAAAAGAAGGAATCCGTTGACAGGATACGTAGGGAAGCACGAAGGATTAGCCAACTTCGTAATGGTAGGAAATTGAGTGATTGCATAGGTGGGTTAAGGCATaactacagtaaacaggttcaaatggatgttcgTTGCATTCTGGATCTAGGTTGCAGGTCTTGGACAGAAACGAAGAGTCTTCAGCAGGATAGActaagtgtggagagctgcatcaagccaatcttcagaatgaagaccacaacagcacaaGATATGTGCGAAGAGTTGTCTGTCAGTTCCAAAAACGGCGCTATTCTCTAATTAAGAGAATAATTAACGGTGGTTGGTTGGCTTACACTATTTCATTTCTATACATCTCGTCGTTAGCTAAACTGGAGCTTCGGTTCCCAGTTAAATTTACAGCTTCCCTCTGGCCACAACATAAAATACACGCCACTGACAAGTGATGTGCCCAAATGTTCTCGTCGCAGGCGttataaattgtaagtaggctgttaaggtttttttattggtaacgccacatagcgctctgtatgaaaaatcactagctgtgctgtgtgcagtcagtggctggttggcattgttgtaatactcgccattgtagcgttgggcagctggatgttaacagcgcgtagagttgcgcagttggaggtgagccgccagcagtggtggacgtggggagagagatggcggagttttgaaacttgcaagaatggatgtcatgaactgatatatatattatgactattaaggtaaatacattgtttgttctctattaaaatctttcatttgctaactgtgcctatcagtagttagtgacttcagtagtttgaatcttttatttagttggcagtagtggcgctcgatgtattgcagtagttcgagtaaccaagatttttggtgaggtaagtgatttgtgaaaggtatagattaaagttagtcagggccattcttttgtagtgattattgaaagtcagattgcgttgcgctaaaaatattgtgtgtcagtttaggcaaaGTCCtgcacaattgttctaaggggacgtttcaaaatgggtGAGTCCGCCCACCAGAGCAAGAAGCCATTTATAAGCATCCTAATATTTGTTCAGAGACGGGAGGGGCGTCACATTGTTTCTGTTCTGGCCAGGAGGAGGAATGTGACTAATGGATAGTTGGTTTAACCGTCTGCAGCTATAGTCCCTCACCCCCACCCACTCTTACGGCCTGTACGAGAATGGCACACGGTCTCTATTCCAGGCCCCTCGGCTGCTAAGTTAGCGTGCTAATTTCCTTTCAAAGTTCCTTCAAAGTACGTTGTACTTAGCAGGATACTATCTCCTTCACTTTTTTGAGGAAGCATCTTTAACGAAAGGACTAAAGAGCACTAAGGGAACGCAGACATGTAGTCTCACTTGCAAATGATCAGAAAGGTGCCGAATGTCATCTTGCGACACACTGTCCCATGCATTTTGCACCTTTTGCTGTAATTCAGTAATGGTGCTTGTAGGCCCTGGAGAATGAGTAAGTTCATACTTCACGACGTCCTATACGTGTTCAGATGACGAGAGATGGCCAGGACAGTTATTGCACACCACGAAGAGCAGGTTGCAGCTCATTATCCCGCTGAAAAagtacatcaccttcctgtcgaagacaTGGCAATAACAGGGGGATAACagtaccctgcagaaacaccaaatgtgacctcAGTTGTAACTGATACTGCCCACACTATAAAGCCTAGGATGGGACTTGTGAATGCTCCCTAGAACAGGCGACTCACCAGGACTACGCCATACACATGTGTGTTCATCACTCGAAAAAAGACCGAACCTTCTTTCACCACCAAAGGCAACATAGCACAATTCCATTAGCCGGTCAACTCTTCCACGGCACCAGAGTATCCACGCTTGGCGGTGTCATGGTGTCAGAGGAacacgtgatcttaatcctgctgtaagcagacggttcccaatgctaacaactcaccttacttcttgaCATGGTCTCCTTTGAGAGAaatacacttggtccagcgatctCCAACTTTTTCATCCCACGGGAAAAATAAGTTCTGTCGAACTCTGTAAAATACTCGTTACTGCAACTAACACTTCCTGATTCGATGAAAATTTCTTCACGGAAAGGCAAAATTTCAAGTTAGGGTGCTggaagaagtcacttgggactAAGTTTGATGAACAGGTTCGATAAGTtaccaattcaaagcccaattcatgTACTTTCACCAATGTTATCGCTAATgtctgggatggtgcattatccggGTGAAGAAGCATTTCTTTGCgtgccaaccttggtctttttCGGCCAACGCAAGTTTAAAACGATTCAACAATGAAGCGTTATAGAGCACAGTTATGGTTCTGCCtctttccaagtaatctatgaggaatACTGTTTGGGAATCTCAAAAGAACAATGGCCATCACCTTACCCAGTTGACAAATGGTCTTTATCTTAtttggtgcactttcaccagctATTCCCCAATGTTTTAACTGCCGTTTTGAATCTGCCGTGAAGTGAGGGATCTAGGTTTCTTCAATAGCcacaaatcggcgcaaaaagtCTTGCGGAATCACAtgaaacatcgccagacattggGTTGAAATATTATGCCAGAgacgcttttggtcgactgtgagcaatcgcggcacccaTCTCGCACACAGTTTCCTCACATCTTcaccttttgtagtcctgtcttcctcagttgcgagtAGTATTACGCTATATTGACAACTGCAgcgaaacaagtgttcagttcttaGTGCTGTGATATGTGAGGAAAAGCCGCgaattggcatttataagaagagaaACAACACCAAAAATGGAGCAAGAGCGTAAtttgtagaaaatcgtccacgcaacttACCACTGAAGATACATTGaagaaaataaaagcgaaacgcgtatggcacgaaaactgtgtttcattcggTTGCAGTCAGACGGTCCatgaagtaaaaattatcaatataccgtaacagTTGCttcagcttcttcatagccagttCTCCGTGTACCATATTCTACGGTCACTCAGTTGAGATGGCTGGTCTCCGCAacctcacgaatttttattcagcGGTCTCGCGtccccatgtcatggattgcgtcaATTGTTTCCTTTGTGGTCAACTCAACTGGACGTCCAGAGCGAgcttcgtcttcggtgcttgtccgaccacgtttaaattcatgaACCAATTGCTAAATAGTCCTCAATGACGGTGTAGAGTCCGCGTGAACTTAATCCAATTCTGATACAAGTTCGTAGGCTTCCGCAGCGGGTGTAAttgtggataaaataattttggtatTGGACTGCATCATTGTAAACTACTAAACAACTAAATTGTCGgcatttcgacagacatgctgctgtCATCAATCCATTTCTGTTTTGATTCGTGCGGTTGGTCAACCCTTTAAATGAAAATGATTAATgagatgtaggttaattcttacaaagaatcatgtgaacagccgtctgacgatgaacttgccagttcgaaaccggtaacggcgctatttacctaaataaatataagtattaatagtggctggttgctgcctTCTTCTTTGTAAGCATTAAGCTACGTTAATTGTTCACAGCCACGGTattaccatgtcagttttagacagaaTAGCATGATTAATAAGAGCAtgaaactcggttttctccattttcaatcacgGTCGACCCGCTGAGcaactcaaaaaatggctcaaatggctctgagcactatgggatttaacttctgaggtcatcagtcccctaagtaacctaaggacgtcacacacacccatgcccgaggcaggattcgaacctgcgaccgcagcggtcgtgcggttccagactgtagcgcctagaaccgctttgccacgtCGGCCGGCTGACCAACTCAGATGACTCTTAATAACGAAATTTACGCTGCACATTGTTGAAATTCCTTATATGATGCTTGGAATAATTAGGCTTAGCAGCCATGAAGGCGCAACAAAAGTGTTCCATTCTTTCATAGAAACTTACTAGACTTGAGAAATCATTCTCACAGTTTACagtttttaattttgctgtgtTGATCCTGCCTGAGTCGCCACAACATTTTTGTGTGGCTCTTCCCTGCCCCTGACAGCGTCGCTGAGCGTGGCCATGCAAGGGGCGTTCCTGGGCTGGCCGGCGCCGACGCTGCCGAAGCTGGAGGCAGCCGACTCGCCGGTGCCGATCAGTCTGGAGCAGGCCTCGTGGCTGGCGTCGATCAACTCGCTGACGACGCTCATCGCCGTGCCGCTGGTGGCCCTCACCATAGACCGGCTGGGCCGCAAGTGGCTGCTGCTAATCGCCGCCGCGCCGTTCGCCGTCTTCTGGCTGATGGTCGCCTTCGTCTCCTCCTTCGAGATGCTCCTGGCCGCCCGCATCATCGGCAGCATCGGCTCCGGCATAGCGCTCTCGGTGCCGCACCTGTACGTGTCCGAGGTGGCACAGACCCACATCCGGGGCGCGCTGGCCGCGCTCTTCATGATCATGATGAACAGCGGGAACCTGTACATCATGTGCACCGGGCCCTTCCTCTCGGTGACGGGCGCCTCCTACGCGGGGCTGGCGCTGCCGGCTCTCTTCGTGCTGACCTTCGTGTGGGTGCCCGAATCTCCGTACTTCCTGCTGCTGCGCAAGAAAGAGGCTGACGCGAAGGACACGCTGGCCCGGCTGCGCGCGAACACGGATCTGGAGGCGGAGCTGCGAGAAATGCACAAAGCCATACAGCAGAAGCGGCAGACGCAGGGTTCTTTCAGAGATATTGTCTTCAACGCCGTCCACCGGCGgacgctgctgctggtggtgggtcTGACGGTGCTGTACCTGGGAACCGGGTCTCAGGCGCTGGTGGCGTTCTCCACAAAGATCTTCATCCGCAGCGGCAGCTCCATCGACTCGGACGTGAGCTCCATCATCGTGGCGGCGGTGCAGCTGGTCGCCAGCGTGTCGGCGTCGGCGCTGGTGGACCGGGCGGGCCGCCGGCCGCTCCTCATATGCGGCTTCGTCGGCTGCGCCGTCTCCATGGCGGCCCTCGGCGTCTACTTCTTCCTCGCCGACGCCCAGCACATGGACATGTCTGCCCTCTACTGGCTGCCGCTCACCGGCCTAATAGCTTTCCAGGTACCACCCGTAACGCAAATCTTATTGTGACACCTCTTCGTAAGAAAAACGACATGGAAGACTCCCACTGTGAGTGCCATGCTCATATTATTACGTTATCTTCAATGTTGGAAAGAAAGCCATGCCAGGCGCTCAGTGGCCAGTGCAGCACTATGCTTTCCAATTTCTTCAAACTGTttcatccttgagcccccggttggCGATGTACGTCTAGCGGTTACAGGGGTCAAGCTTCACacgttattaataattatagtacaaagtaaTATCTCCAGTTACAGTTGCATTCTcaacaagtacaccaagtcctttcatccataaaaaaatgttcaaatgtgtgtcaaatcttatgggacttaactgctaaggtcatcagtccctaagcttacacactacttaacctaaattatcctaaggacaaacacacccacaaccatgcccgagggaggactcgaacctccgccgggaccagccgcacagtccatgactgcagcgcatcagacagctcggctaatccctcgcggctcctTTCATCCAtagatgtattttttcatcattactaacttttctacaagagcgtgtatacaatgtaaatggcatattactacaaacataactaggtctactttgagTGTTCGGGTCAATTCCACAATGCCAAGTCTTGTAGGCGATGATATCTCTGTCGGCGAAAGATTCAAGTCCAGGAAGGGAAGCGTTTTCACACCGAACGATGGCTAGCGTAAACTAACCTctaccagaatttccagtagcGACGTCCAGAGTAAAATTAACCCTGCAGCGACGAaagaatataggtccatttaataTGACTgcttgggatattccatttcgaccAAGTTTATTCTCGAGACTAATAATATGTTTTTAGACAGGCTTTCGGTGGTGGCGTTGACGATACACACATCGACGTGGcagagtgcttcaatgctgttgcagatagagctcaaaaCATCTTAGTGAGGACTGCCAAACCCTCTAATATTGTGGGCATGCCAAGTTCTTGAGCTCGTAGTATTACGGCATAGTATTCTTTCCAACACTGAAGACAACGTACGTGGGTTGTTTGATAAGTCTGATAAAAACGCTAGAAAAATGTTGGTTTCGTAAGCAACTCACCTTGCTTCTCGACATAGTCTCATTTAACGGATATGCAGTTGGTCcagtgatcctccagctttttcatcccatcggaaaaataggATCTGTCATACTCCGCAAAATACTTGTTAACTGCAAGTATCACCTCCTCATTAGGCAAAAATTTCTTCCACTAAGCCAGAGTTTCAAATCAGGGAACCAAAATATGTCATTTTGGGCTAAATATGGTGAACAGGGTGGATGAGGGACCAATTCAAAGCCCAGTGCATGCACTTTCGCCATttttatcgctgatgtgtgggatggttcACTGTTCTGGTGAAACAGGCCTTTAAGCCAAATCAAGTGTCAAATGATTCAACAATGAACCTTGTTACGATTCTGCCTTTTTTTCAAGTAATTTATAAGAATTactccttgggaatcccaaaaaaaaACAGTTGACTTCAGCTAACCAGCTGAcagaatggtctttgccttcttcggtgcactttcaccagcctttctCCATTGCTCTGACTGCCACTTTTGCTCTGATGTGTAATGATTAATCCAggcttcatcaacagtcacaaatcaatGCAATACAATTTGCGGGTTGCAGTTAAATATCGCCAGATATTGCGCTGAAATGTTGTGCCCGGTGtgattttggtcgactgtgagcaactGCGGCACTCTCCTCGCACACAGTTTCTTCATAGCCAGTTCTCCGTACAGGATATTATCCACTCGCCCAGTTGTAATGGTTACAGTCTCAGAAATCTCACGAATCTTTATCAAACGGTCTTGCATGACCGTGTCATGGATTTTGTcactggtttcctttgtggtgacctcaactgTACGGTCACAGAGCGCTTCGTCTTCAATGCTTgtccgtccacgtttcagttcattGATGCAGTAGTAAATGAATGGTCTTCTATGGCGATGCAGAATCCGCATGGACTTCATCCAATACCGTTTTGATTTTTGTGGCACTTCAAACCTTCAAATGAAAACGTTAATAATAGCGCGAAATTCTGTTTTCTCCACTTTCAATCGCACTAGACGCACTGACGAATTCAGACGGCTGTAAACAATGAACTGTAcgctgttgaaattctttatacgatccttTGAATAATCCagcattgcattttttttaaaaaaaacgcagtaaaAATTTTCTATTCTTAGAAATAAGGCGACCTTTTTTCTGCGACCTTTTTTACTGCAGTTCTCGGGTTATTTTAATTTGCTGCATGGTCATCGATAAAGCCTTAACTGCTCCATTAAACAGTGTATCGTTTTGTACAGGTTTGGACGTAGTTCTGGTCTGGtacacgcattttttttttttttttttgcacgtccAAagattattcgttgattttaagccACTGGTGAATAAAATCTTAACGAATCAATAATTAACataataacaattttttaaaattatatccacATGCAGCGCttaaaatgcaacatatttttacAAAACACAGTTTTAAGTGCAAGTTCAAAAACCTCCTAGAAGAACTTGTTTTTCGCACGTAAAACCCGAACAATGGAGGATTTTTGCAAAAGCTTCTTACAGTTACCGTGGGAGTGTATTTTTTACTATCTGTGTAACTTTAAAAACTCTCAGCACGTGCGATTCGCGTGAAACCGGATTTTACTTGCATTACATTTACAACTTTAGACTGCTATATCGTCACAACGAATAAAGCTTTCACTAAAGATCATGACGCCTACTGATTACTTTTATCTGTCTACCTTGCTGCAAAATTAGAACCGATTAGCACAAGTTTGAAACAGAAATGTCacgggtaaaaaaaaaattattttggccataaaatccgaatgaagctaggTTTTTGTaagcgagttttcaattttatttgatTGACTTTAAACCGCTTCCGCGCATTCAGTTCGcttaagaacgaattttacgtgctcCATTTAGTTCGATTTTTCAAACCATCGTTTCTCGACAACGGATCAAGATTATCGGATACAAAAATTTCGTTTTGACTTTATCGATTTACCTACTTTCGtgtaaaatttgaaccgattcgaaCAAGTTTGAAGCATATCAATGGAGTGCTttaaaaacctcccagaaaaaccTGTTTTTTGGACATAAAATCGgaacaaaaatagattttttgaaacGGTGATCTTAGGCGAAGGTCGGGTATAccggtggaccaaatttgaaccgTCAGTCCCGTTCCAGTCCGGAGAGGGTGAATGTttctgcacgtaaaatccaaacgagGATGACTGTTTTTGCACGCAAAATCCGAacagtgcacatacaaatggtgtcATTAGCTGATCATTGAAGCCCAATTAAAGTgttttgcaaaagaaattaatcAATTCGCACTTCTTGCCTGGCCGGGAGCTCCGGTTCGTTACTCAGACCTTGCTTAATAAACTGTAGCATATAGCTCTAGTAAGGCAGTCGTTCATGGCCAAACAAATGGCCGCTGATCCTGGCTACACCAAAACCTTTTTACCTCACATTAGGTTGTCTCTGATGTTTCGCCAGATATCTACAATTTCGTGACTTCAATGTGCGACTGGAGGCAGCCCAAACAAATACCACTGATCACTTCTTTGAAGCGACGCCCAGTGTCGTGTATCGGGAAGCAAATCGACGCTTTCCGTCGCCACTGG
The Schistocerca gregaria isolate iqSchGreg1 chromosome 1, iqSchGreg1.2, whole genome shotgun sequence genome window above contains:
- the LOC126361205 gene encoding facilitated trehalose transporter Tret1-like, coding for MQYFAAISASLSVAMQGAFLGWPAPTLPKLEAADSPVPISLEQASWLASINSLTTLIAVPLVALTIDRLGRKWLLLIAAAPFAVFWLMVAFVSSFEMLLAARIIGSIGSGIALSVPHLYVSEVAQTHIRGALAALFMIMMNSGNLYIMCTGPFLSVTGASYAGLALPALFVLTFVWVPESPYFLLLRKKEADAKDTLARLRANTDLEAELREMHKAIQQKRQTQGSFRDIVFNAVHRRTLLLVVGLTVLYLGTGSQALVAFSTKIFIRSGSSIDSDVSSIIVAAVQLVASVSASALVDRAGRRPLLICGFVGCAVSMAALGVYFFLADAQHMDMSALYWLPLTGLIAFQASYALGLGAAFFVVVGEIFHVSVKGVASSVVTAALGVVGFATKMSFEPVSAALGTHWVFWGFAVISLGGALYVFLLIPETKGQTFSEINELMESSVPTEVVNEKTKGHHTTP